A stretch of Camelina sativa cultivar DH55 chromosome 18, Cs, whole genome shotgun sequence DNA encodes these proteins:
- the LOC104762157 gene encoding zinc-finger homeodomain protein 12-like, whose product MHYYSTITTNNIDTGAGDMVVLYNECLKNHAVSLGGHALDGCGEFIPKSTTILTDTPSLTCGACGCHRNFHRRSPSDVFSHCWSPPLQPLASTPHLLLSLSSGFSGPSNQEDKNKFTVAKEDRSAMMKKRKRTKLTAEQKEKMRGFAERAGWKINGSDEKWVKEFCSEVGIEKQVLKVWIHNNKYFSNGKNRDTTSSSSLKL is encoded by the coding sequence ATGCATTATTattcaacaataacaacaaacaacatagaCACCGGCGCCGGAGACATGGTTGTCTTGTACAATGAATGCCTTAAAAACCACGCGGTCAGTCTCGGCGGTCACGCTCTTGACGGCTGCGGTGAGTTCATACCTAAATCAACCACCATCCTCACAGACACTCCGTCCCTTACGTGCGGTGCATGTGGCTGCCACCGCAACTTCCACCGTCGTAGTCCTTCTGACGTCTTCAGTCACTGCTGGTCACCACCGCTGCAGCCACTCGCCTCCACTCCGcacttgcttctctctctcagctCCGGTTTCTCTGGACCCTCgaatcaagaagacaagaacaAATTCACGGTGGCAAAGGAAGATAGGTCGGCGATGATGAAGAAGCGTAAGAGGACGAAATTAACGGCGGAACAAAAGGAGAAGATGAGAGGTTTCGCAGAGAGAGCGGGGTGGAAGATCAACGGCTCGGATGAGAAGTGGGTGAAAGAGTTTTGTAGCGAAGTTGGAATAGAGAAACAAGTTCTTAAGGTTTGGATCCACAACAATAAGTACTTTTCCAACGGGAAGAACAGAGACACTACGTCCTCTAGTTCTTTGAAGTTGTAG
- the LOC104762158 gene encoding fasciclin-like arabinogalactan protein 12 has translation MEQSLIIVLFTVLLLLLTTAPGTLSQSSPAAAPAPAGPTNVTKILEKAGQFTVFIRLLKSTGVANQLLGQLNNSDNGITIFAPSDSSFSSLKAGTLNSLNDEQQVELIQFHVIPSYVSSSNFQTISNPLRTQAGDSAEGHFPLNITTSGNTVNITTGVTNTTISGNVYSDGQLAVYQVDKVLLPQQVFDPRPPAPAPAPSVTKSKKKKEDSDSSGDDSPADASFASRNVGSVCDAVSFCVMSVMLAWFYL, from the coding sequence ATGGAACAATCTCTCATCATCGTCCTCTTCaccgtcctcctcctcctcctcactaCCGCTCCCGGAACCCTATCTCAGTCTTCTCCAGCCGCCGCACCTGCCCCAGCAGGACCAACAAATGTcactaaaatcctagaaaaagCAGGACAATTCACTGTCTTCATCCGACTACTCAAATCAACCGGCGTTGCTAACCAACTCCTCGGCCAACTAAACAACTCCGATAACGGAATCACTATCTTCGCACCGAGTGATTCCTCATTCTCCAGTCTCAAAGCCGGAACACTAAACTCCTTAAACGACGAGCAACAAGTAGAGCTAATCCAGTTTCATGTCATACCAAGTTACGTCTCTTCCTCAAACTTCCAAACAATAAGCAACCCTCTCCGAACACAGGCCGGTGACTCCGCCGAAGGACATTTCCCTCTCAACATTACCACCAGTGGCAATACCGTAAATATCACGACTGGTGTAACCAACACCACAATCTCCGGAAACGTCTACAGCGATGGACAGCTCGCTGTTTACCAGGTTGATAAGGTTTTGCTTCCACAGCAAGTTTTCGATCCTCGTCCTCCAGCTCCGGCTCCGGCTCCGTCGGTCacgaaatcaaagaagaagaaggaagacaGTGATAGTTCCGGTGATGATTCTCCGGCGGATGCTTCGTTTGCCTCGCGTAACGTTGGTTCTGTGTGTGATGCGGTGTCGTTTTGCGTCATGAGCGTAATGCTCGCATGGTTTTATTTGTGA
- the LOC104763609 gene encoding dehydrodolichyl diphosphate synthase 8-like — protein MNTQEEVGEFTQIFNALMSLMRKFIFKVLCAGPIPNHVSFIMDGNRRFAKKHNLTGLDAGHRAGFISVTYVLQYCKEIGIPYVTLYAFGVDNFKRQPEEVECVMDLMLEKVEYTINQAVSGNLKGVRVFFVGDLNSLNERLRVAAQRLMEVXIAFEHRRVLIYVFVLSSLLDKLICFRASNLPLS, from the coding sequence ATGAATACCCAAGAAGAAGTAGGAGAATTTACTCAAATCTTCAACGCTTTGATGAGTCTAATGAGGAAATTCATATTCAAAGTTCTATGTGCGGGTCCAATCCCTAATCACGTCTCATTCATCATGGATGGAAACCGCAGGTTCGCCAAGAAACACAATCTTACAGGCCTAGACGCAGGACACAGAGCCGGTTTCATATCCGTGACATATGTTCTTCAATACTGCAAAGAGATTGGTATACCGTACGTGACACTCTACGCGTTTGGCGTCGATAATTTCAAGAGACAACCTGAAGAAGTTGAGTGTGTGATGGATCTGATGCTGGAGAAAGTCGAGTACACGATCAATCAAGCTGTCTCGGGGAATCTTAAGGGCGTGAGAGTGTTCTTTGTCGGTGATTTGAATTCGTTAAACGAGCGTCTTAGAGTGGCGGCGCAGAGACTGATGGAAGTTNTCATTGCATTCGAACATAGAAGAGTCTTAATTTACGTGTTTGTTTTAAGTTCTCTTTTGGACAAGTTAATCTGCTTTCGAGCCTCTAATCTTCCTCTTTCTTAA
- the LOC104762159 gene encoding dehydrodolichyl diphosphate synthase 8-like: MNTQEEVGEFTQIFNALMSLMRKFIFKVLCAGPIPNHVSFIMDGNRRFAKKHNLTGLDAGHRAGFISVTYVLQYCKEIGIPYVTLYAFGVDNFKRQPEEVECVMDLMLEKVEYTINQAVSGNLKGVRVFFVGDLTSLNERLRVAAQRLMEVTEENKDLMVVVCVAYSTSHEIVHAVRESCVRKCDGTGDDPVVLQVSDVEECMYTSVVPDPDLVIRTGGGDRLSNFMTWQTSRSLLHSTATLWPELGLWHLVWAILKFQRMQDYLEKKKKLD, translated from the coding sequence ATGAATACCCAAGAAGAAGTAGGAGAATTTACTCAAATCTTCAACGCTTTGATGAGTCTAATGAGGAAATTCATATTCAAAGTTCTATGTGCGGGTCCAATCCCTAATCACGTCTCATTCATCATGGATGGAAACCGCAGGTTCGCCAAGAAACACAATCTTACAGGCCTAGACGCAGGACACAGAGCCGGTTTCATATCCGTGACATATGTTCTTCAATACTGCAAAGAGATTGGTATACCGTACGTGACACTCTACGCGTTTGGCGTCGATAATTTCAAGAGACAACCTGAAGAAGTTGAGTGTGTGATGGATCTGATGCTGGAGAAAGTCGAGTACACGATCAATCAAGCTGTCTCGGGGAATCTTAAGGGCGTGAGAGTGTTCTTTGTCGGTGATTTGACTTCGTTAAACGAGCGTCTTAGAGTGGCGGCGCAGAGACTGATGGAAGTTACGGAAGAGAATAAGGATCTGATGGTTGTGGTTTGTGTTGCTTACAGCACAAGTCACGAGATTGTTCACGCTGTTCGAGAATCTTGCGTTAGAAAGTGTGATGGTACTGGAGATGATCCGGTAGTTTTGCAGGTTAGTGATGTTGAAGAGTGTATGTATACATCGGTTGTGCCGGATCCAGATCTTGTGATAAGAACCGGTGGAGGAGATCGACTGAGTAACTTTATGACGTGGCAGACTTCGAGATCGCTTCTTCACTCCACTGCGACTCTTTGGCCGGAGTTAGGACTCTGGCATTTGGTTTGGGCCATTCTTAAATTCCAGAGAATGCAAGATTacttggaaaagaagaaaaagctcgACTAA
- the LOC104762160 gene encoding dehydrodolichyl diphosphate synthase 8-like encodes MNNTEEEVGEFTRIFNALMSLMRKFIFRVLRVGPIPTNISFIMDGNRRFAKKRNLEGLDAGHRAGFVSVKYILQYCKEIGVPYVTLYAFGMDNFKRGPEEVKCLMDLMLEKVELTIEQALTGNMNGVRIIFAGDLDSLNERFRAATQRLMQLTEENIDLIVVVCVAYSTSQEIVHSVRESCIRKTKTGDDPVVLKVSDLEESMYTSAVPDPDLVIRTGGGDRLSNFMTWQTSRSLLHRTEALWPELGLWHLVWAILKFQRMQDYLQKKKKLE; translated from the coding sequence ATGAATAATACCGAAGAAGAAGTAGGCGAATTCACTCGAATCTTCAACGCTCTGATGAGTCTAATGAGGAAATTTATATTCAGAGTTCTACGCGTCGGTCCAATCCCTACTAACATTTCATTCATCATGGATGGAAACCGCAGGTTCGCCAAGAAACGCAATCTTGAAGGCCTAGACGCAGGACACAGAGCCGGTTTCGTATCAGTGAAATATATTCTTCAATACTGCAAAGAGATTGGTGTACCTTACGTTACACTCTACGCCTTTGGTATGGATAACTTCAAGAGAGGACCTGAAGAAGTCAAGTGCCTGATGGATCTAATGCTAGAGAAAGTCGAGCTCACGATCGAACAAGCTCTAACCGGGAATATGAACGGCGTGAGAATAATCTTCGCCGGTGATTTGGATTCCTTAAACGAGCGTTTTAGAGCTGCAACACAGAGACTTATGCAGCTCACGGAGGAGAATATAGATCTTATTGTTGTGGTTTGCGTTGCTTACAGCACAAGTCAAGAGATTGTTCATTCTGTTCGAGAATCTTGCATTAGAAAGACTAAAACTGGAGATGATCCTGTAGTTTTAAAGGTGAGTGATCTTGAAGAGTCTATGTATACATCAGCTGTGCCGGATCCGGATCTTGTGATAAGAACCGGTGGAGGAGATCGGCTGAGTAACTTCATGACGTGGCAAACTTCGAGGTCACTTCTTCACAGAACAGAGGCTCTTTGGCCGGAGTTAGGGCTCTGGCATTTGGTTTGGGCCATTCTTAAATTCCAGAGAATGCAAGATtacttgcagaagaagaagaagctcgagTAA
- the LOC104762161 gene encoding uncharacterized protein LOC104762161, which produces MSRGLVVTIIVLVSVFAVSAAEKGKKGAYDAASTNYKVLYPLGSGQERVQCLARGSCNQKILTCPKECPERKPKMNKKEKACFIDCSSKCEVTCKWRIANCNGYGSLCYDPRFVGGDGVMFYFHGNKDGNFAIVSDENLQINAHFIGTRPASRTRDFTWVQAFSVMFDSHNLVIAAKKVSSWDDSVDSLVVRWNGEEVEVPTGGEAEWRIDLEEREVVVERTDERNNVRVTVSGIVQMDIKVRPVGKEEDRVHNYQLPKDDVFAHLETQFKFFNLSDLVEGVLGKTYRPGYISPVKTGVPMPMMGGEDKYQTPSLFSPLCNVCRFQAKPGPGVAKY; this is translated from the exons atgtcgCGGGGTCTTGTTGTGACTATTATCGTTCTTGTCTCTGTTTTCGCGGTTTCAGCAGCGGAGAAAGGGAAGAAAGGTGCTTATGATGCAGCTTCAACGAACTACAAGGTTTTGTATCCACTTGGTTCGGGCCAAGAGCGAGTTCAATGCTTAGCGAGAGGATCTTGTAACCAAAAGATCCTCACTTGTCCTAAGGAATGCCCCGAGAGGAAACCAAAGATGAACAAGAAGGAAAAAGCTTGTTTCATCGATTGTAGCAGCAAATGTGAAGTCACCTGCAAAT GGAGGATAGCAAACTGCAACGGATATGGATCTTTGTGTTACGACCCGAGATTTGTGGGAGGAGACGGTGTGATGTTCTACTTCCACGGAAACAAAGACGGGAACTTCGCCATCGTCTCTGACGAGAATCTTCAAATCAATGCACACTTCATTGGTACAAGACCTGCTAGTAGAACCAGAGACTTCACATGGGTTCAAGCCTTCTCAGTGATGTTCGATAGTCACAACCTCGTCATTGCGGCCAAGAAGGTTTCGTCTTGGGACGATTCTGTAGACTCTCTCGTGGTGAGATGGAACGGAGAAGAAGTCGAAGTTCCTACAGGAGGTGAAGCAGAGTGGAGAATCGATCTTGAAGAAAGGGAAGTTGTTGTTGAGAGAACAGATGAGAGGAATAACGTGAGAGTCACGGTATCTGGGATTGTTCAGATGGATATTAAGGTTAGACCAGTTGGGAAAGAGGAAGATAGAGTTCATAACTATCAGCTTCCTAAAGATGATGTTTTTGCTCATCTAGAGACTCAGTTTAAGTTTTTCAACCTGAGTGATCTCGTCGAGGGCGTTTTGGGTAAAACATATCGGCCTGGATACATTAGTCCGGTTAAGACCGGAGTCCCTATGCCGATGATGGGTGGAGAAGACAAGTACCAAACTCCATCTCTGTTCTCACCTCTCTGTAATGTCTGTAGGTTCCAAGCAAAACCTGGTCCTGGAGTGGCTAAGtactaa
- the LOC104763611 gene encoding uncharacterized protein LOC104763611, translating to MERRQSYVLVALVALLLLTDIVIAVAESDGGKGNGNNGKGNEGQVDKGKGGNDGKDKGNGNGPKDKEKKDKEKEKNDKKEKDKKDKEEKAKKDKERKDKEKKEKERKEKEKKDKEQSEAAARYRMLTPMPTGQEQAMCEARGACYYKTLVCPGECPTRKPKKNKNTKGCFIDCTSKCEATCKWRKTNCNGYGSLCYDPRFVGGDGVMFYFHGSKGGNFAIVSDDKLQINAHFIGTRPVGRTRDYTWVQALNVMFGNHKLVITANRVSQWDETSDAFTIRYDGELITLPEDEQSEWREISGQKREIVIERTDERNSVRVLVSGLVQMDIXY from the exons ATGGAGCGCAGACAGTCATATGTGCTTGTCGCGCTCGTCGCATTGCTTCTCTTGACCGATATTGTCATTGCAGTTGCAGAGAGCGATGGTGGCAAAGGCAACGGTAATAACGGCAAGGGGAACGAGGGACAAGTAGACAAGGGTAAAGGAGGAAATGATGGCAAAGACAAAGGTAACGGTAACGGTCCAAAggacaaggagaagaaagataaggaaaaggagaagaatgacaagaaagaGAAGGACAAAAAGGATAAGGAGGAAAAGGCAAAGAAAGATAAGGAAAGGAAggacaaggagaagaaagaaaaagagaggaaagagaaggagaagaaggacaaGGAGCAGAGTGAAGCAGCTGCAAGATACAGGATGCTAACACCGATGCCTACAGGACAAGAGCAAGCTATGTGCGAGGCTCGGGGTGCATGTTATTATAAGACTCTTGTTTGCCCCGGTGAATGTCCCACGAGGAAGcccaagaagaacaagaacaccAAAGGTTGCTTCATTGACTGCACTAGCAAATGTGAAGCTACATGCAAAT GGAGAAAAACAAACTGCAATGGCTACGGATCTCTCTGTTACGACCCTAGATTTGTTGGAGGAGATGGTGTGATGTTCTATTTCCACGGATCCAAAGGAGGAAACTTTGCGATCGTTTCAGACGACAAACTCCAGATCAACGCTCACTTCATAGGTACAAGACCCGTTGGAAGGACCAGAGACTACACATGGGTTCAagccctaaatgtcatgttcgGAAACCACAAGCTCGTGATCACAGCCAACAGAGTGTCTCAATGGGATGAAACATCTGACGCCTTTACCATCAGATACGATGGAGAACTCATCACACTCCCTGAAGACGAACAATCCGAATGGAGGGAAATTTCAGGACAAAAAAGAGAGATCGTTATTGAAAGAACCGACGAGAGGAACAGCGTAAGAGTACTAGTCTCTGGACTTGTTCAGATGGACATCNTTTATTAA
- the LOC104763612 gene encoding high mobility group nucleosome-binding domain-containing protein 5-like, translating into MERRQSYVLVALVALLLLTDIVIAVAESDGGKGNGNNGKGNEGQVDKGKGGNDGKDKGNGNGPKDKEKKDKEKEKNDKKEKDKKDKEEKAKKDKERKDKEKKXYVSIGNK; encoded by the coding sequence ATGGAGCGCAGACAGTCATATGTGCTTGTCGCGCTCGTCGCATTGCTTCTCTTGACCGATATTGTCATTGCAGTTGCAGAGAGCGATGGTGGCAAAGGCAACGGTAATAACGGCAAGGGGAACGAGGGACAAGTAGACAAGGGTAAAGGAGGAAATGATGGCAAAGACAAAGGTAACGGTAACGGTCCAAAggacaaggagaagaaagataaggaaaaggagaagaatgacaagaaagaGAAGGACAAAAAGGATAAGGAGGAAAAGGCAAAGAAAGATAAGGAAAGGAAGGACAAGGAGAAGAAANTATATGTTTCTATTGGGAACAAATGa